One part of the Streptomyces sp. AM 2-1-1 genome encodes these proteins:
- a CDS encoding CrcB family protein produces the protein MPALPGPREAAVVAVVAAGGALGATARYAATLAWPTGAGAFPWTVLAVNVAGCALIGVLMVLTVELSVVTRPLLRPFLGVGVLGGFTTFSTYAADVSKLLQRQEAATALAYAALTVMGALGAVGVAAAATRACVARVRRAGGDTR, from the coding sequence CTGCCCGCCCTGCCGGGGCCCCGCGAGGCGGCGGTGGTCGCCGTCGTGGCGGCCGGCGGAGCGCTCGGCGCCACCGCGCGGTACGCGGCGACGCTGGCCTGGCCCACCGGCGCGGGGGCCTTCCCGTGGACGGTCCTCGCCGTCAACGTCGCCGGCTGCGCGCTGATCGGCGTCCTCATGGTGCTGACCGTCGAGCTCTCCGTGGTCACCCGCCCGCTGCTGCGCCCCTTTCTCGGCGTGGGCGTCCTCGGCGGCTTCACCACCTTCTCCACGTACGCGGCCGACGTCTCGAAGCTGCTCCAGCGTCAGGAGGCGGCGACGGCCCTGGCCTACGCCGCCCTCACGGTGATGGGGGCGCTCGGCGCGGTCGGGGTCGCTGCGGCGGCGACGCGGGCGTGCGTGGCCCGCGTCCGGCGGGCGGGCGGGGACACGCGGTGA
- a CDS encoding DEAD/DEAH box helicase — protein sequence MSEDIDNTELAQVVELPTEAVVAEVAPAPVEVTGEQAPEAVSTEAEAEAATVETGSVSDETVSDEVAESDEDAEPTLTFASLGLPDGIVRKLAQNGVTSPFPIQAATIPDALAGKDILGRGRTGSGKTLSFGLPTLAALAGGHTEKKKPRAIILTPTRELAMQVADALQPYGDVLGLKMKVVCGGTSMSNQIYALERGVDVLVATPGRLRDIINRGACSLANVQVAVLDEADQMSDLGFLPEVTELLDQIPGGGQRMLFSATMENEIGTLVKRYLTNPVTHEVDSAQGNVSTMSHHVLVVKPKDKAPVTAAIAARKGRTIIFVRTQLGADRIAEQLIESGVKADALHGGMTQGARTRVLEDFKKGFVNALVATDVAARGIHVDGIDLVLNVDPAGDHKDYLHRSGRTARAGKSGVVVSLALPHQRRQIFRLMEDAGVDASRHIVQGAGVFEPEVAEITGARSLTEVQADSANNAAKQAEREVAELTKQLEHVQRRAGELREEADRLVARAARERGDDPEQAVAEAVAEAEAAVEAAVAVPEQQPAVREERRDERGNYERRDNRGGDRGGYRGGNDRRDDRPSGGFRSGGDRPSGGFRSGGDRRDDRGGRPFQGRDDRPSGGFRSGGDRPSGGFRSGGDRRDDRGGRPFQGRDDRPSGGFRSGGDRRDDRPSGGFRAGGDRRDDRGGRPFQGRDDRPSGGFRSGGDRRDDRPSGGFRAGGDRPVNRDRRDDRPTGGFRSGGTGDRPQGRRDDHRGGGSTGTSTGSFGRRDDKPRWKRNG from the coding sequence ATGTCCGAAGACATCGACAACACCGAGCTCGCCCAGGTCGTCGAGCTCCCCACCGAGGCCGTCGTGGCCGAGGTCGCCCCCGCCCCCGTCGAGGTGACCGGCGAGCAGGCCCCCGAGGCCGTCTCCACCGAGGCCGAGGCCGAGGCCGCCACCGTCGAGACCGGGTCCGTCTCCGACGAGACCGTCTCCGACGAGGTCGCGGAGTCCGACGAGGACGCCGAGCCGACCCTCACCTTCGCCTCCCTGGGCCTGCCCGACGGCATCGTCCGCAAGCTGGCGCAGAACGGCGTGACCAGCCCCTTCCCGATCCAGGCCGCGACCATCCCGGACGCCCTGGCCGGCAAGGACATCCTGGGCCGCGGCCGTACCGGCTCCGGCAAGACGCTCTCCTTCGGTCTGCCGACCCTGGCCGCGCTCGCCGGTGGTCACACCGAGAAGAAGAAGCCCCGCGCGATCATCCTCACGCCGACCCGTGAGCTCGCGATGCAGGTCGCGGACGCGCTCCAGCCGTACGGCGACGTGCTCGGCCTCAAGATGAAGGTCGTCTGCGGCGGTACGTCCATGAGCAACCAGATCTACGCCCTGGAGCGCGGTGTCGACGTCCTCGTCGCCACCCCGGGCCGTCTGCGCGACATCATCAACCGCGGCGCCTGCTCGCTCGCGAACGTCCAGGTCGCCGTCCTCGACGAGGCCGACCAGATGTCCGACCTGGGCTTCCTGCCCGAGGTCACCGAGCTGCTCGACCAGATCCCCGGCGGCGGCCAGCGGATGCTCTTCTCCGCCACCATGGAGAACGAGATCGGCACCCTGGTCAAGCGCTACCTGACCAACCCGGTCACGCACGAGGTCGACAGCGCCCAGGGCAACGTCTCGACCATGTCGCACCACGTCCTCGTCGTGAAGCCGAAGGACAAGGCGCCGGTCACGGCCGCCATCGCCGCCCGCAAGGGCCGCACGATCATCTTCGTCCGCACCCAGCTGGGCGCCGACCGCATCGCCGAGCAGCTCATCGAGTCCGGTGTGAAGGCCGACGCGCTGCACGGCGGCATGACGCAGGGTGCTCGCACCCGCGTCCTGGAGGACTTCAAGAAGGGCTTCGTCAACGCCCTGGTCGCCACCGACGTCGCCGCCCGCGGCATCCACGTCGACGGCATCGACCTGGTGCTGAACGTGGACCCGGCCGGCGACCACAAGGACTACCTGCACCGCTCGGGCCGTACCGCCCGTGCCGGCAAGTCCGGTGTCGTCGTCTCGCTGGCGCTTCCGCACCAGCGTCGCCAGATCTTCCGCCTGATGGAGGACGCGGGCGTCGACGCCTCGCGCCACATCGTCCAGGGCGCGGGCGTCTTCGAGCCCGAGGTCGCCGAGATCACCGGCGCCCGTTCGCTCACCGAGGTCCAGGCCGACTCGGCGAACAACGCCGCCAAGCAGGCCGAGCGCGAGGTCGCCGAGCTGACCAAGCAGCTGGAGCACGTGCAGCGCCGCGCCGGTGAACTCCGCGAGGAGGCCGACCGCCTGGTGGCCCGTGCCGCGCGCGAGCGGGGCGACGACCCGGAGCAGGCGGTGGCCGAGGCCGTCGCCGAGGCGGAGGCCGCCGTCGAGGCAGCCGTCGCCGTGCCGGAGCAGCAGCCGGCGGTCCGCGAGGAGCGCCGTGACGAGCGTGGCAACTACGAGCGCCGCGACAACCGCGGTGGTGACCGTGGTGGTTACCGCGGTGGCAACGACCGTCGTGACGACCGTCCGTCGGGCGGCTTCCGTTCCGGTGGCGACCGTCCGTCGGGTGGTTTCCGTTCCGGTGGTGACCGTCGTGACGACCGTGGTGGGCGTCCGTTCCAGGGTCGTGACGACCGTCCGTCGGGCGGCTTCCGTTCCGGTGGCGACCGTCCGTCGGGTGGTTTCCGTTCCGGTGGTGACCGTCGTGACGACCGTGGTGGGCGTCCGTTCCAGGGTCGCGACGACCGTCCGTCGGGCGGTTTCCGTTCCGGTGGCGACCGCCGTGACGACCGCCCCTCCGGTGGCTTCCGCGCCGGCGGTGACCGTCGTGACGACCGTGGTGGGCGTCCGTTCCAGGGTCGCGACGACCGTCCGTCGGGCGGCTTCCGCTCGGGTGGCGACCGTCGTGACGACCGCCCCTCCGGTGGCTTCCGCGCCGGTGGCGACCGTCCGGTCAACCGCGACCGTCGTGACGACCGCCCGACCGGCGGCTTCCGCTCCGGTGGCACCGGCGACCGCCCGCAGGGCCGTCGTGACGACCACCGCGGTGGCGGCAGCACCGGTACGAGCACCGGCAGTTTCGGCCGCCGTGACGACAAGCCCCGCTGGAAGCGCAACGGCTGA
- a CDS encoding CrcB family protein, translated as MNWLLVIVGGAVGAPLRHLTDRLVRRYHGAGLAYVFPWGTFTVNAAGSLLLGALTGAAVSAPAYALLGTGLCGALTTYSTFSYETLRMAETGRGFLAGANVVASLLVGLGAVFLGAEVAGGAGFGG; from the coding sequence GTGAACTGGCTGCTGGTGATCGTCGGCGGGGCGGTGGGCGCGCCCCTGCGCCACCTGACGGACCGTCTGGTGCGCCGGTACCACGGAGCGGGGCTCGCGTACGTCTTCCCCTGGGGCACCTTCACGGTCAATGCCGCGGGCAGTCTGCTGCTCGGGGCGCTGACCGGCGCGGCCGTCTCCGCGCCGGCCTACGCCCTGCTGGGCACGGGGCTCTGCGGGGCGCTGACCACGTACTCGACCTTCTCCTACGAGACGCTCCGGATGGCCGAGACCGGACGGGGCTTCCTCGCGGGGGCCAACGTGGTGGCCTCGCTGCTGGTGGGGCTCGGCGCGGTGTTCCTCGGCGCGGAGGTGGCGGGCGGGGCCGGGTTCGGCGGGTGA
- a CDS encoding metallopeptidase family protein, whose amino-acid sequence MLEMTREQFEELVSEALDRIPPELTRLMDNVAVFVEDEPDPGDPELLGLYEGTPLTERGEWYAGVLPDRITVYRGPTLRMCETREDVVAETEITVVHEIAHHFGIDDARLHALGYA is encoded by the coding sequence GTGCTGGAGATGACGCGCGAGCAGTTCGAAGAGCTGGTGAGTGAGGCGCTCGACCGGATCCCGCCGGAGCTGACGCGGCTGATGGACAACGTCGCGGTGTTCGTCGAGGACGAACCGGACCCCGGCGACCCCGAGTTGCTCGGGCTCTACGAGGGAACGCCGCTCACCGAACGGGGCGAGTGGTACGCGGGCGTCCTGCCGGACCGGATCACCGTCTACCGCGGCCCGACGCTGCGGATGTGCGAGACCCGCGAGGACGTCGTCGCGGAGACCGAGATCACCGTGGTCCACGAGATCGCCCACCACTTCGGGATCGACGACGCGCGGCTGCACGCGCTGGGTTACGCGTGA